From Tissierellales bacterium:
TTTGATGTTATAAATTCTATAGTGTTTAGTTCGTTTGTCAATGTATCTACTTTATTATTTATTTCCTCTCTAAACTCTGTTAAATTAGCAGTTTGTTCTATTATAGCCTTTATATCTTTTTTTATTTCCTTCTGTCCTATCTCAAGGCTTTTTTGCCTTTTCTCAAGTTTTGTTTGCCCTATCTCAAGGCTTTCTTGCCTTTTCTCAAGTTTTGTTTGTCCTATCTCAAGGTTTTCCTGCCTTTTCTCAAGTTTTGTTTGCCTCATCTCAAGGTTTTTCTGTCCTTTTTCAAGATTGTTTTGTCCCACCTCGAGGTTTTTTTGTCCGTCCACAAGATTTTTCTGTCCTACTTCAAGGGTCTCTAACTTTTGTAACACTATTTGTTGAAATTCTTCATTACTCATAGCCATTTTTTCAACCCCCTTGCCGATATATTCTATTATTATTATATCATATTATATAGTATTTACCTATAATAAAGGTAAATAAAAATTTTAAGATTGATTTATTTATATTAATAAATGATTAACCCTTTGATTATAGTAAATAGTGAAGTTTTAAAATGAAAAACATAAAAATATTGGATTTGTTTAAATAATATATGATATGATTAAATTACAAAAGAAAATAAAAATGGGAGCTTAGTTAAACTTTGCTGAGAGGAACTATGATATTGGTTCGACCATATAACCTGATTTGGATAATGCCAACGTAGGTATCATATAAGAATGGATAATGAGACTTGCTATGGCAAGTCTTTTTTATATAAAAAATGGAGGGATGTTGATGTTTCAAAGAATTTTTAAAAATGTACAGGAACGAACTCCAATTGTACATTGTATAACTAATTACGTAACGGTAAATGATGTAGCTAATATTATTTTAGCTTCAGGAGCATGGCCAATAATGGCAGACGATATTGAAGAGGTATCAGATATAACATCCATATGTAATTCTCTAGTTTTAAATATAGGAACATTAAATTCTAGAACTATAGAGTCTATGGTAAAGGCAGGTAAAAAATCAAATGAATTAATTCACCCTGTGGTTTTAGATCCTGTAGGAGTAGGTGCATCTAGGCTTAGAATGGATACAACTTTAAGATTATTGAAAGAAATTAAGCTTTCTGTAATTAGAGGAAATGCTTCTGAAATTAAAGCAATACTTAATAAAACAGAAACCTCTAGTGGAGTTGATGTTAGCTTAGAAGATAATATAAATGAAGATAATATTGATGAATATATAGAGATGGGAAAAGAGATTAGTAAGACAAATAATGCAGTAGTAGCAATTACTGGACCTATAGATATAGTTACTAATGGTAAAAAAACTTATCTTATAAGGAATGGAGATAAAAATATGGGAAGAATAACAGGAACAGGCTGTATGTTATCAGGTTTAATAGGAGGATTTATAGGAGCAAATTCAGAAAATATTTTAGAAAGTACAGCTTTAGCTGTTGCAGCTATGGGACTATGTGGGGAATTAGCAAACGAAAAGTCAATTGGAAAAGGCTTGGGGACAGGCTCTTTGAGAACATATTTAATTGATTATATGAGTAATTTAAATGAAGAAAAATTAAATGGGGGAATGAAAATTGAAGTTAAGTAGAAAAGACATGCTCCTTTATTTAGTTACAGATAGAACTTGGTTAAAAGATGAAACTCTTCCTGGAATTGTGGAGTCTATATTGAAAAATAAGGCTACCTTTATTCAACTTAGAGAAAAGAATCTTGATTATAATAACTTTAAAGAATTAGCTATTAAAGTGAAAAGGGTTACTGATAAATACAAAGTTCCCTTTGTAATAAACGATAATATCCACATAGCTATGGAAGTAGATGCAGATGGGGTACATATTGGACAATCTGATCTAGTAGCTACAAGGGCAAGGAAGGCATTGGGAAAAAATAAGATACTTGGAG
This genomic window contains:
- the thiM gene encoding hydroxyethylthiazole kinase is translated as MFQRIFKNVQERTPIVHCITNYVTVNDVANIILASGAWPIMADDIEEVSDITSICNSLVLNIGTLNSRTIESMVKAGKKSNELIHPVVLDPVGVGASRLRMDTTLRLLKEIKLSVIRGNASEIKAILNKTETSSGVDVSLEDNINEDNIDEYIEMGKEISKTNNAVVAITGPIDIVTNGKKTYLIRNGDKNMGRITGTGCMLSGLIGGFIGANSENILESTALAVAAMGLCGELANEKSIGKGLGTGSLRTYLIDYMSNLNEEKLNGGMKIEVK
- the thiE gene encoding thiamine phosphate synthase — its product is MKLSRKDMLLYLVTDRTWLKDETLPGIVESILKNKATFIQLREKNLDYNNFKELAIKVKRVTDKYKVPFVINDNIHIAMEVDADGVHIGQSDLVATRARKALGKNKILGVSVSNVEQAIEAEKAGADYLGVGSVFITTSKLDATNVEMEEIKKITKTVNIPVIGIGGINKENIHLLKGSGLDGIAVISAILAQKDVERATRNLYKLSKGVFSESSNI